The proteins below are encoded in one region of Mya arenaria isolate MELC-2E11 chromosome 15, ASM2691426v1:
- the LOC128220606 gene encoding uncharacterized protein LOC128220606 — MGSAASGTNDSEDNGNKVTEQEIETKSTKPDHSGEAISMSAPADASWQGGGGQREELLVAETEETADPENHATYQRLKTDKSADLHILNTRFNANERKSKSQKRNDEPVGAILNNTFAKLPARIDSANFHPHTVVMEREKSLVNPPADFKHDHKITLDDSNVLFQPGDHTTKNKHNVPEISLKEDDKTSPFLLKGDNEKCKPQARKSAGLSAVHSLVVPENLRGFQSPVPSNESKEDDSDFDPLEGLDIPRERVCSFGSESIYSVKEISDSLYQQYQAEVKNRIRSYGFFETFPSPEVVREAQTVYRNLDIPPPVDEDGNVLPHPPKFKKKEYMESERESFDDFKQRLEQIPDKVKDGHLIDIVNFICEGLENDKDRLIIIISWIVKEQLQDKERDTASIGERKECCILFRTMCRYARIKAKLVEGFIRDNRYVPGEDLNKTRGSWVAVLVNYTWLLVDPVLDATANANEHTKANSKMKRDHADTDPFEVVQKVFQDPERFIFTHFPDEDYWQLLARPVSRSELTELCLLRRLFFDLDMELLNYSKSVLVLKQPEITISLSFPVDERLQFKCRLLPHDNSISAARMKTYVFVETLLNETKVNIRIRFPKKCSYICDLFVAKDDCVWEGLMTTRIVYENSATIDPFPANPREEWGPGLDSHKLGLKPKTHLRGEILMQKGVVQIVFENSNKLQFDAVLFREDAKINPKSFKVSFLRDKNNEVVFIVEIELMVQGLFTLQLLARENHQADFQNVCNYMIRKERPSLIPTLSFESKDKGVEKVLKAPDTGVLQIKVDTSGIIQLSVEFKLHDKQELNFSEHSRHWLEEDIGYIELNFPRSGKYSLKVYGRAMNKGKLETLKDETIIADIPSNKWSPFPKEGTFWNSWYKIEAPLSHHLEEKEDLTFTANVQNAHDVAVLSASGWYHLDRVDKSWAWQGKVWTGPKSTKCQLLARFEVGNSKWSDLLWFKVISEDDYEKLEERQKRAVDVAKSAKTG, encoded by the exons ATGGGTTCAGCTGCATCTGGGACAAATGATAGCGAAGATAATGGAAACAAAGTGACTGAGCAAGAGATTGAAACGAAATCAACGAAGCCAGATCATTCCGGGGAGGCGATCTCCATGAGCGCT CCAGCAGATGCATCTTGGCAAGGCGGTGGTGGGCAAAGAGAGGAACTTCTTGTCGCTGAAACAGAGGAGACAGCTGATCCAGAAAACCATGCCACGTATCAGCGACTAAAGACAGACAAGAGTGCTGACCttcatatattaaatacaaggttCAATGCTAATGAACGCAAAAGCAAATCCCAAAAAAGAAACGACGAGCCAGTTGGTGCAATATTGAACAACACTTTTGCAAAATTGCCTGCTAGGATAGATTCGGCTAACTTCCACCCACACACTGTTGTGATGGAACGAGAGAAGTCGCTAGTCAACCCGCCGGCAGATTTTAAACATGACCACAAAATTACTCTCGATGATAGTAATGTTCTTTTTCAACCAGGAGATCATACtactaaaaataaacacaacgtgcctgaaataagtttaaaagAGGATGATAAAACCTCTCCATTTCTTCTAAAGGGCGACAACGAAAAATGCAAACCACAGGCGAGGAAATCCGCTGGGCTTTCTGCTGTTCATTCGCTGGTTGTTCCCGAAAATCTACGAGGATTCCAATCACCGGTCCCATCAAATGAATCAAAAGAAGACGATAGTGATTTCGACCCACTAGAAGGTCTAGATATACCACGAGAAAGGGTTTGTTCGTTCGGCTCTGAGTCCATATATTCGGTGAAAGAGATATCTGACAGTCTGTATCAGCAGTATCAAGCCGAGGTCAAGAATCGTATTCGTAGTTATGGATTCTTTGAAACGTTTCCATCTCCAGAGGTCGTCCGTGAAGCGCAGACTGTTTACAGAAATCTTGATATACCACCACCCGTGGACGAGGACGGTAACGTTCTGCCCCACCCACCAAAATTCAAGAAAAAGGAGTACATGGAATCGGAACGTGAGTCATTCGATGACTTTAAACAACGTCTTGAACAG ATTCCAGACAAAGTTAAAGATGGGCATTTGATCGACATTGTAAACTTCATCTGTGAGGGTCTAGAAAATGATAAAGATAGACTGATAATCATTATTTCCTGGATTGTAAAGGAGCAGTTGCAAGATAAAGAAAGAGACACGGCTAGCATTGGTGAAAGGAAAGAATGTTGCATCCTCTTTCGCACTATGTGCAG ATACGCAAGAATCAAAGCAAAACTAGTCGAAGGGTTTATCCGTGACAACAGATACGTCCCGGGAGAAGATTTGAACAAGACTCGGGGTTCATGGGTGGCGGTTCTGGTGAACTACACTTGGTTGCTGGTGGATCCCGTCTTAGATGCTACAGCTAATGCAAATGAACATACTAAGGCTAACAGTAAGATGAAAAGAGACCACGCAGACACTGACCCGTTTGAAGTTGTTCAGAAAGTGTTCCAAGACCCAGAAAGGTTCATATTTACGCATTTTCCAGATGAAGACTACTGGCAGTTGTTAGCAAGACCAGTTAGTCGCAGCGAGTTGACCGAGCTTTGTTTACTTAGGAGACTATTCTTTGATCttgacatggaattgctaaacTACAGTAAATCAGTCCTAGTGCTAAAACAACCAGAAATtactatttcattgtcgtttccGGTTGACGAGCGTCTGCAATTTAAATGCAGACTTCTTCCCCACGACAATTCAATAAGTGCTGCCCGAATGAAAACATATGTGTTTGTAGAAACGTTGCTCAATGAGACAAAGGTGAACATAAGAATTCGCTTTCCGAAGAAATGTTCATACATATGTGATTTATTTGTTGCCAAGGACGATTGTGTCTGGGAAGGTTTAATGACAACACGTATTGTTTATGAAAACTCAGCAACCATAGATCCGTTTCCAGCCAATCCAAGAGAAGAATGGGGACCCGGTTTAGACTCACACAAACTTGGATTGAAGCCGAAAACCCACCTTCGTGGTGAAATACTAATGCAAAAGGGAGTTGTACAGATCGTGTTCGAAAACTCAAACAAGCTTCAGTTTGATGCTGTTCTATTTAGGGAAGACGCTAAAATTAACCCTAAAAGCTTCAAAGTAAGTTTTCTTCGAGACAAGAATAACGAAGTTGTGTTTATTGTGGAGATTGAGTTAATGGTACAGGGACTATTTACATTACAACTTCTGGCTAGGGAAAATCATCAAGCTGATTTTCAAAACGTTTGCAACTACATGATCCGAAAAGAAAGACCATCACTTATTCCAACATTAAGCTTTGAAAGCAAAGACAAAGGAGTGGAAAAGGTGCTCAAAGCACCAGACACGGGCGTGTTACAAATAAAGGTGGATACATCCGGGATCATTCAGCTATCGGTCGAGTTTAAACTACATGACAAACAAGAGCTGAATTTCAGCGAACATTCAAGACATTGGCTGGAAGAGGACATAGGGTATATTGAGCTGAATTTTCCAAGGAGCGGCAAGTATTCTTTAAAGGTCTACGGCCGGGCAATGAACAAAGGAAAACTCGAGACTTTGAAGGATGAAACGATTATTGCCGACATACCGTCAAATAAATGGTCACCGTTTCCAAAGGAAGGCACATTTTGGAATTCGTGGTATAAAATTGAAGCTCCGCTGTCTCATCACCTAGAGGAGAAGGAAGACTTGACGTTTACAGCGAACGTCCAGAATGCCCACGACGTCGCTGTGTTGAGTGCAAGTGGCTGGTACCATCTAGATAGGGTTGATAAATCATGGGCCTGGCAGGGTAAAGTGTGGACAGGCCCCAAGTCAACTAAATGTCAATTGCTAGCGCGATTCGAAGTAGGAAACTCCAAATGGTCGGATCTCCTTTGGTTCAAA GTCATATCAGAGGACGATTATGAAAAGCTTGAGGAACGTCAAAAACGCGCGGTCGACGTCGCCAAGAGTGCAAAGACCGGATAG